Proteins from one Lacrimispora sphenoides genomic window:
- the radA gene encoding DNA repair protein RadA, with product MAKGKTTAFFCKECGFESAKWLGQCPACKEWNTFVEEPSGKKEPAAKRGISGKGDGTAGNHFLNAKPSRLSDIQLDEQDRMKTGYEELDRVLGGGVVKGSLVLVGGDPGIGKSTLLLQVCRNLAADSRKVLYISGEESLKQIKLRANRIGEVKGDLLFLCETSLELIESAIEEEKPDVVIIDSIQTMFREEISSAPGSVSQVRESTNILMQIAKGAGIAIFIVGHVTKEGVVAGPRVLEHMVDTVLYFEGDRSASYRIIRGVKNRFGSTNEIGVFEMVESGLSEVKNPSEYMLSGRPEDASGAVVACSMEGTRPMLLEVQALVTPTAFGMPRRTAAGTDYNRVNLLMAVLEKRCHYDLSHFDAYVNITGGLRMNEPALDLAIIMAIVSSMKDKAVDPKTIIFGEVGLAGEVRAVSMAQQRVNEAKKLGFNTCVLPEISLGKMGKVEGMRLIGVTNVREAIVRVMG from the coding sequence ATGGCAAAGGGAAAGACAACCGCATTTTTCTGCAAGGAATGCGGATTTGAATCGGCAAAGTGGCTGGGACAGTGCCCGGCCTGTAAAGAATGGAATACATTTGTGGAGGAGCCTTCCGGGAAAAAGGAGCCAGCTGCTAAGCGGGGAATCAGTGGAAAAGGGGACGGGACCGCAGGAAATCATTTCCTGAATGCCAAGCCCTCCCGTTTGTCTGATATTCAGTTAGACGAGCAGGACCGGATGAAGACCGGATATGAGGAGCTGGACCGGGTTTTAGGCGGCGGCGTTGTCAAAGGCTCACTCGTGCTGGTAGGCGGTGATCCAGGCATTGGAAAATCCACCCTGCTTTTACAGGTTTGCCGCAATCTGGCGGCCGACAGCAGGAAGGTGCTTTACATATCAGGAGAAGAATCCCTAAAACAGATTAAGCTGCGGGCAAACAGAATCGGGGAAGTGAAGGGGGATTTGTTATTCCTTTGTGAAACCAGCCTGGAGTTGATTGAAAGTGCCATTGAAGAGGAAAAGCCAGATGTGGTAATCATTGATTCCATACAGACTATGTTCCGGGAAGAAATCTCTTCCGCCCCGGGAAGTGTCAGCCAGGTAAGGGAATCCACCAATATCCTGATGCAGATCGCCAAGGGGGCGGGAATCGCCATATTTATCGTAGGCCATGTGACAAAAGAAGGCGTGGTGGCCGGTCCCAGAGTCTTAGAGCATATGGTTGATACGGTTTTGTATTTTGAAGGAGACCGAAGCGCTTCTTACCGGATTATCCGGGGAGTGAAAAACCGTTTTGGATCCACCAACGAGATCGGCGTTTTTGAAATGGTAGAAAGCGGGCTTTCCGAGGTGAAGAATCCTTCGGAATATATGCTCAGCGGAAGGCCGGAGGATGCCTCCGGTGCAGTGGTAGCCTGTTCCATGGAAGGCACCAGGCCCATGCTGCTGGAGGTTCAGGCTCTGGTCACCCCAACGGCTTTCGGTATGCCAAGGCGTACTGCGGCTGGTACGGATTATAACCGGGTGAATCTTTTGATGGCTGTTTTGGAAAAGCGATGCCATTATGACCTGTCCCATTTTGATGCTTATGTGAATATTACGGGCGGTCTGCGTATGAATGAGCCGGCCTTAGACTTAGCGATTATAATGGCAATTGTGTCCAGTATGAAGGACAAGGCCGTAGATCCGAAAACCATTATCTTTGGAGAAGTGGGACTGGCAGGAGAGGTGCGGGCCGTGTCCATGGCACAGCAGAGAGTGAATGAGGCAAAGAAGCTGGGATTTAACACCTGCGTGCTGCCGGAGATTTCCCTGGGAAAGATGGGGAAGGTGGAAGGGATGCGGCTGATTGGAGTCACGAATGTAAGAGAGGCGATTGTGAGAGTTATGGGGTGA
- a CDS encoding dockerin type I domain-containing protein: protein MKKYKKARKMAVILASVLVMDSYMGAVSPYINAYAYTEKAATVNATTLNVRSGPGTTYSVVTKLTNGASVTVIDEKNASDGAVWYQIRVSGSGGQTVTGYVSKSYLKFPASYTNDADFESRLTAEGFPESYKTKLRALHAQYPKWVFRAQHTNLDWNTAIKEESQAGKTLVHTNSLSSWKSTVDGAYSWDTSTWIGFDGSTWVTASEDIVRYYMDPRNFLDETNVFQFMTHTYDSNKHTADGLKTMVKGTFLSGESSGGSSNSGNTDSSSGGGTVIGPGAAIGPGAATNPGAGSESNSDSGKVSLEGPQASITPKNLPIVMEYGPGASLTGPSSSDTNSNTNTTGTVSGSNAYVNMIMNAASQSGVNPYVLAAMIIQEQGSSGTGKSISGTESGYQGYYNFFNIEAYQSGTMTAVQRGLWWASQSGNYERPWNSPEKSILGGAFYYGNNYVKVGQDTFYLKKFNVQGSNLYKHQYMTNVQGAASEGAVYSKAYNSDMKQTELEFKIPIYNNMPDNACSQPTGDGNPNNKLSGLSVEGFVMTPTFSRDTLAYDLIVDPGVSSINVNATALSSLASVKGTGTIALSSGNNDIKVTITAQNGSVREYVLHVVRQNNGPTYSSGAGTGTSSGSGGNSSSGPGSNTGPGVSNSSGTDHAGTPGGSNVSIAPDGSTGISVQTSTGVIAQGPGTDIKVTEAATSSPQQTQAPAAGQSSAYGIGDINGDGKLNSLDVLKLQRYLLGLETIPEQGKLAADLNGDGKVNSQDLLLLQKKILGL from the coding sequence ATGAAAAAGTATAAAAAAGCTCGTAAGATGGCCGTCATTCTGGCCAGTGTCCTGGTGATGGACTCTTACATGGGAGCGGTTTCGCCATACATAAATGCTTATGCTTATACGGAAAAGGCAGCAACGGTCAATGCCACCACTTTAAACGTGAGAAGCGGCCCGGGTACGACCTATTCAGTTGTTACAAAATTAACAAATGGGGCATCGGTTACGGTGATCGATGAGAAGAACGCATCGGATGGAGCGGTCTGGTATCAGATCCGTGTGTCCGGTTCCGGCGGCCAGACGGTTACCGGATATGTTTCCAAAAGCTATCTTAAGTTTCCCGCCTCTTATACCAATGATGCGGATTTTGAGTCCCGGCTTACGGCGGAAGGGTTTCCGGAAAGCTATAAGACAAAGCTTCGTGCGCTGCATGCCCAGTATCCCAAGTGGGTATTCCGTGCCCAGCATACGAACCTGGACTGGAACACGGCTATTAAGGAAGAAAGCCAGGCAGGAAAAACTCTGGTCCACACCAACAGCCTGTCATCCTGGAAGTCCACAGTAGATGGCGCATATAGCTGGGATACCAGCACATGGATCGGTTTTGACGGTAGCACCTGGGTCACCGCTTCTGAAGACATTGTAAGATATTATATGGACCCCAGGAATTTCCTTGATGAGACCAATGTCTTCCAGTTTATGACCCATACATATGACAGCAATAAGCATACGGCAGATGGATTAAAAACCATGGTAAAGGGTACGTTTCTATCCGGCGAATCTTCAGGCGGAAGCAGTAACTCTGGGAATACGGACAGTTCTTCCGGCGGCGGCACGGTCATAGGGCCAGGTGCGGCCATTGGGCCGGGAGCGGCTACTAACCCGGGGGCGGGATCGGAGTCCAATTCCGATTCAGGAAAGGTCAGTCTGGAAGGGCCGCAAGCTTCCATAACGCCTAAAAACCTTCCTATCGTTATGGAATACGGACCGGGAGCCAGCCTTACGGGGCCGTCCTCATCCGATACCAATTCCAATACCAATACCACTGGAACAGTTTCAGGCAGCAACGCCTATGTGAACATGATCATGAATGCGGCTTCTCAGTCAGGAGTGAACCCTTACGTCCTTGCAGCTATGATCATTCAGGAGCAGGGATCTTCCGGTACAGGCAAAAGCATTTCAGGAACAGAATCCGGTTACCAAGGATATTATAATTTTTTTAATATTGAAGCATATCAGTCAGGAACTATGACTGCGGTGCAAAGAGGCTTATGGTGGGCGTCCCAGTCCGGCAATTATGAAAGGCCATGGAATTCTCCTGAAAAATCAATTTTAGGCGGAGCTTTCTATTATGGTAATAACTATGTAAAAGTTGGGCAGGATACATTTTATCTGAAGAAGTTTAACGTACAGGGGTCTAATTTATATAAACACCAGTATATGACCAATGTACAGGGAGCTGCATCAGAGGGTGCTGTTTATTCAAAAGCCTATAACAGCGACATGAAACAGACAGAGCTTGAGTTTAAGATACCAATTTATAACAACATGCCTGATAACGCCTGCAGCCAGCCTACCGGCGATGGCAATCCAAACAATAAGCTGTCCGGTTTAAGCGTGGAAGGATTTGTCATGACTCCCACCTTTAGCCGCGATACTCTTGCATACGATTTGATTGTGGATCCCGGAGTATCAAGCATCAATGTGAATGCAACCGCCCTCAGTTCCTTGGCATCTGTCAAAGGGACAGGTACCATTGCGCTTTCAAGCGGCAATAATGATATCAAGGTGACGATTACGGCACAAAATGGAAGTGTCAGGGAATACGTCCTTCATGTGGTACGCCAGAACAACGGCCCGACTTATTCCTCAGGCGCTGGTACCGGAACAAGTTCCGGCTCCGGCGGCAATTCTTCTTCCGGCCCTGGCAGCAACACAGGCCCAGGAGTATCAAATTCTTCCGGTACGGATCATGCTGGAACACCGGGAGGAAGCAATGTATCCATAGCTCCTGACGGTTCCACAGGCATTTCCGTTCAGACTTCCACGGGAGTCATAGCCCAGGGACCTGGAACTGACATCAAAGTGACGGAAGCCGCCACAAGCAGTCCCCAGCAGACCCAGGCTCCGGCCGCTGGCCAGTCCTCCGCCTATGGAATAGGAGATATTAACGGGGATGGAAAATTAAACAGCCTGGATGTACTGAAGCTTCAGCGATACCTTCTGGGATTGGAAACCATACCTGAGCAGGGCAAGCTGGCAGCTGATTTAAATGGAGACGGCAAGGTGAATTCACAGGATCTTCTGCTTTTGCAGAAAAAAATCCTCGGACTTTAA
- a CDS encoding endosialidase, giving the protein MPVIEDLIRSEQDGTISFGNYKLKTKSKLQDFEHDGDLYKVKTFYEITKLERNGMFVYESVPGTAAINFTVSDDGVGFLVEGDKDAQLTVQLAEDTEYEVYVDDAAVGGMRTNMSGKLSISVELNEGTPVAVKIKRR; this is encoded by the coding sequence ATGCCGGTAATTGAAGATTTAATCCGCTCAGAGCAAGACGGGACGATCAGTTTTGGTAATTACAAATTAAAGACAAAGTCAAAATTACAGGATTTTGAACACGACGGTGATTTATATAAAGTAAAGACTTTTTACGAGATAACCAAGCTGGAAAGAAACGGCATGTTCGTATACGAATCCGTTCCGGGAACCGCTGCCATAAATTTCACCGTATCCGATGATGGGGTAGGTTTTTTAGTAGAAGGTGATAAGGATGCCCAGCTGACCGTTCAGCTGGCAGAGGATACCGAATATGAGGTTTATGTGGATGATGCTGCCGTGGGTGGCATGAGAACCAACATGAGCGGAAAGCTGTCCATCAGCGTGGAACTGAATGAAGGAACACCTGTAGCAGTGAAGATCAAACGAAGATAA
- a CDS encoding oxaloacetate decarboxylase subunit alpha: MAEIEKKPVKIVETVLRDAHQSLFATRMTTEQMLPIIEKMDQVGYHAVECWGGATFDACLRFLKEDPWMRLRKLRDGFKDTKLQMLFRGQNILGYNHYADDVVEYFVQKSLANGIDIIRIFDCFNDLRNLQTAVTACNKEKGHAQVALSYTLGEAYTLDYWKDIAKRIEDMGADSICIKDMAGLLIPYKADELVRALKESTKLPIDLHTHYTSGVASMTYLKAVEAGCDIIDTAMSPLALGTSQPATEVMVETFRDTPYDTGYDQNLLAEICAYFQPIREEALKSGRLNPKVLGVDIKTLQYQVPGGMLSNLVSQLKEAGQEDKYMEVLQEIPKVRKDFGEPPLVTPSSQIVGTQAVLNVISGERYKMVTKETKKIFMGEFGQTVKPFNEEVQKKIIGDETPITCRPADLIPPQLPQFEKDCAQWKQQDEDVLSYALFPTVAKEFFQYRAAQQTGVDSSLADKENKAYPV, translated from the coding sequence ATGGCAGAAATAGAGAAAAAGCCGGTTAAGATTGTAGAGACAGTCCTTCGTGACGCTCATCAGTCTTTGTTTGCTACAAGAATGACAACCGAGCAGATGCTTCCCATCATAGAAAAGATGGATCAGGTTGGCTATCATGCGGTAGAGTGCTGGGGCGGAGCAACCTTTGACGCATGCCTGCGTTTCTTAAAGGAAGATCCCTGGATGAGGCTTAGAAAATTAAGGGATGGATTTAAGGATACAAAGCTGCAGATGCTGTTCCGGGGACAGAATATCCTGGGATACAACCATTATGCCGATGACGTGGTAGAGTATTTCGTCCAGAAATCTCTGGCTAACGGCATCGATATTATCCGCATTTTTGACTGCTTTAACGATCTTCGCAACTTACAGACCGCAGTGACTGCCTGCAATAAAGAAAAAGGCCATGCGCAGGTAGCTTTAAGCTATACCCTTGGGGAAGCCTATACCCTGGATTACTGGAAGGACATAGCAAAGAGGATCGAGGATATGGGTGCTGACTCCATCTGTATCAAGGACATGGCAGGTCTTTTAATACCCTACAAGGCGGATGAGCTGGTACGGGCATTAAAAGAATCCACAAAGCTTCCGATTGACTTACACACCCATTATACTTCCGGCGTTGCTTCCATGACCTATCTAAAGGCAGTTGAAGCAGGCTGTGATATCATCGATACCGCAATGTCTCCCCTTGCTCTTGGAACCAGCCAGCCGGCGACTGAGGTTATGGTTGAGACCTTCCGCGATACGCCCTATGACACGGGCTACGATCAGAACCTGTTGGCAGAAATCTGTGCATACTTCCAGCCGATCAGAGAGGAAGCATTAAAGAGCGGACGCTTAAATCCAAAGGTATTGGGCGTAGACATTAAGACCCTTCAGTATCAGGTACCTGGCGGCATGCTTTCTAACCTGGTGAGCCAGTTAAAGGAAGCCGGTCAGGAAGACAAATACATGGAAGTGCTGCAGGAGATTCCAAAGGTACGAAAAGACTTTGGAGAACCGCCTCTTGTTACCCCATCATCCCAGATCGTCGGTACCCAGGCCGTTTTAAATGTCATTAGCGGTGAACGTTATAAAATGGTAACGAAAGAGACAAAGAAAATTTTTATGGGCGAATTCGGACAGACGGTTAAACCATTTAATGAAGAAGTCCAGAAGAAGATCATCGGTGATGAGACGCCGATCACCTGCCGCCCGGCCGATTTGATTCCTCCCCAGCTTCCTCAGTTTGAGAAGGACTGCGCACAGTGGAAACAGCAGGATGAAGACGTACTTTCCTATGCCCTGTTCCCAACGGTTGCCAAGGAATTCTTCCAGTACCGGGCCGCACAGCAGACCGGCGTGGACTCGTCTCTGGCAGATAAAGAAAATAAGGCTTATCCGGTATAA
- a CDS encoding cadherin-like beta sandwich domain-containing protein, with product MNRKLKKLTAGLMLACVIAISCPAGRLVSWAADAKIAFSDPSVMVGNEVTVNMKVTSDSALGTAEVMLSYDPNILEFVSGTNANGGAGAIKVLGTMDSADQKTFSFTLKFKALQAGNTQINVTSQEIYDVDSQTLSLSKQGSSTVKVTSPATYSKDATLKSLKISPGTLTPAFSASVESYTAEVDGNTADLVVNAVAANAGAHVALQGEKGLKSGANQVVIKVTAEDGQTVKNYTIQVNKADGGQTAPTTGGNTETSEAEFGEAVVTINGTDYSIASSFDESTLPEGFESETYSYKGTEVMAGKGLEKDLLLLYLKDSGGNGGFYIYNEGSDSWAQFVQVETVAKAIVIIPLDKDTVVPEGFRERQADIDGARVTGWVENSEAEPQYCLFYAMNWNGEKHFYRYDISEKTIQRYYASGVSNSKYVEMANTYDQLAKDYYRQLYLLIGVSVVALGLLVAVIVLARKGNGSGSGRTGSGRSGKGKEKEPEDNRLWAEPEEEIPTSKIKRYSREEFDRENSQTEQDPEYQEETLDEPLYADDAEQEVREEDDFEEDDFIEETSLEDFERDLKSSGEGNSGKPKEKGGSRPVHKEPDEFSETEEPDRDEDDFEYLDLDD from the coding sequence ATGAATAGGAAACTGAAAAAACTAACGGCCGGTCTGATGCTGGCCTGTGTGATTGCCATATCCTGTCCTGCCGGACGGCTGGTATCCTGGGCCGCAGATGCTAAGATCGCGTTTTCTGACCCATCGGTCATGGTGGGAAACGAAGTAACAGTAAACATGAAAGTGACCAGTGACAGTGCCCTGGGTACGGCGGAAGTCATGCTGTCTTATGATCCGAATATTTTGGAGTTTGTAAGCGGAACCAATGCAAATGGCGGAGCAGGAGCTATTAAGGTCCTGGGAACCATGGATTCTGCCGATCAGAAAACTTTTAGCTTTACCTTAAAGTTTAAGGCTTTGCAGGCTGGAAATACCCAGATCAACGTGACCTCCCAGGAAATTTATGATGTGGATTCCCAGACACTTTCTTTAAGCAAGCAGGGGAGTTCAACGGTCAAGGTCACATCTCCTGCCACATATTCAAAGGATGCAACGCTTAAATCATTAAAGATTTCCCCAGGGACTCTGACTCCGGCGTTTTCTGCGTCTGTAGAAAGCTATACGGCAGAGGTAGATGGAAACACAGCGGACCTGGTAGTAAATGCGGTGGCAGCCAATGCAGGCGCTCATGTAGCACTTCAGGGAGAAAAGGGCTTAAAGTCCGGTGCAAACCAGGTGGTTATCAAGGTAACCGCAGAAGATGGGCAGACCGTTAAGAATTATACAATTCAGGTTAATAAAGCAGATGGGGGACAAACCGCCCCGACTACAGGCGGAAATACAGAAACGTCTGAGGCCGAATTCGGCGAAGCAGTGGTGACCATTAACGGAACCGATTACAGCATTGCATCATCCTTTGATGAATCAACGCTTCCAGAAGGCTTTGAGTCTGAGACCTATTCCTATAAAGGAACAGAAGTCATGGCTGGAAAAGGACTGGAAAAAGACCTGCTTCTGCTTTATTTAAAGGATTCCGGAGGAAACGGCGGATTCTACATTTACAATGAAGGATCGGATTCCTGGGCCCAGTTCGTTCAGGTTGAGACCGTAGCAAAAGCCATTGTCATCATTCCTCTTGATAAGGATACGGTTGTGCCGGAAGGTTTCCGTGAACGGCAGGCCGATATCGATGGTGCGCGAGTGACCGGCTGGGTGGAAAACTCAGAGGCTGAGCCTCAGTATTGCCTTTTCTATGCAATGAACTGGAACGGAGAAAAACATTTCTACCGTTATGATATTTCAGAAAAGACCATTCAAAGATACTATGCTTCCGGAGTTTCCAATAGTAAGTATGTGGAAATGGCCAACACATATGATCAGCTGGCTAAGGATTACTACAGGCAGCTCTACCTTCTCATTGGAGTGAGCGTTGTTGCCCTTGGATTGCTTGTTGCAGTCATCGTCCTTGCAAGAAAAGGAAACGGATCAGGCAGCGGCCGGACCGGCAGCGGCAGATCTGGAAAAGGAAAAGAAAAAGAACCGGAAGATAACCGGCTGTGGGCAGAGCCAGAGGAAGAAATTCCAACAAGCAAGATCAAACGATACAGCAGGGAAGAGTTTGACAGAGAAAACTCCCAAACCGAACAGGATCCGGAATACCAGGAAGAAACCTTGGACGAGCCTCTTTATGCAGATGATGCAGAACAAGAAGTCCGGGAAGAGGATGATTTCGAAGAGGATGATTTCATAGAAGAAACCAGTCTGGAAGATTTTGAACGGGATCTTAAATCTTCCGGTGAAGGGAATTCCGGGAAACCAAAGGAAAAAGGCGGTTCAAGGCCTGTCCATAAGGAGCCGGATGAATTTTCGGAAACGGAAGAGCCAGATAGGGACGAAGACGACTTTGAGTATTTGGACTTAGATGATTAA
- a CDS encoding GntR family transcriptional regulator gives MFLQIDFNSDEAIYIQLRNQIIIGIATESIREGDPLPSVRQMADNIGINMHTVNKAYSVLKQEGFVKLDRRKGAVVSLDVDKIQVLDEMRKDLGVVLARGVCKNISCEEVHQLVDEIFQSFLRDQGEE, from the coding sequence ATGTTTTTACAAATTGATTTTAACAGTGATGAAGCGATCTACATTCAGCTTCGGAACCAGATAATCATAGGAATCGCCACAGAAAGTATAAGAGAAGGTGACCCCCTGCCTTCCGTGCGCCAGATGGCCGACAACATAGGGATTAATATGCATACGGTAAATAAGGCGTACTCTGTGCTGAAACAGGAAGGGTTTGTCAAGCTGGACCGCCGTAAAGGGGCCGTAGTATCGCTGGACGTGGATAAAATCCAGGTCCTTGATGAAATGCGCAAAGATTTAGGAGTTGTCCTTGCCAGAGGAGTCTGTAAGAATATATCATGTGAAGAGGTTCACCAGCTGGTTGATGAGATATTCCAGTCGTTTTTAAGGGACCAGGGGGAAGAGTGA
- a CDS encoding UvrB/UvrC motif-containing protein — MLCEKCKIREANIQYTEVVNGTKKEHHFCAQCAKEMDFGVYAAIFDGEFPLGKLLSGLLGIEDKDQEPDKLHQILCPTCGTGYDEFVRDSRFGCADCYSVFGPLMEDSLKQLHGNLIHTGKTPVYQRQDSMDPAGHGNGRSAGTPIDPESAANYEEIFRWDVKLKEALRFEDYETAAVCRDKIRELKKGNETDA, encoded by the coding sequence ATGTTATGTGAGAAATGTAAAATTCGCGAAGCAAATATACAATATACAGAAGTTGTAAATGGCACGAAGAAAGAGCACCATTTTTGTGCCCAATGTGCGAAAGAGATGGATTTCGGAGTGTATGCAGCTATTTTTGACGGGGAATTTCCCTTAGGAAAGCTGCTTTCCGGCCTTTTGGGGATTGAAGATAAGGATCAGGAGCCAGATAAGCTCCATCAGATCCTGTGTCCGACCTGCGGGACCGGTTACGATGAATTTGTAAGAGACAGCAGATTTGGCTGTGCAGATTGCTACAGCGTATTTGGTCCCCTTATGGAGGACAGTTTAAAGCAGCTTCATGGAAATCTTATTCACACGGGAAAAACACCGGTTTACCAGAGGCAGGACAGTATGGATCCGGCCGGCCATGGGAACGGCCGCTCTGCGGGGACACCAATAGACCCAGAAAGCGCTGCCAACTATGAGGAAATCTTTCGGTGGGATGTCAAATTAAAGGAAGCCCTGCGATTTGAGGATTATGAAACGGCAGCTGTTTGCCGCGATAAGATAAGAGAGCTGAAGAAAGGAAATGAGACTGATGCTTAG
- a CDS encoding ATP--guanido phosphotransferase, with translation MLRWFEQKDTGRPGVISSRIRLVRNWQDYQFPSALSEKEGEEMVRRLEFGLKDLGKEEGRNFEFSMLSDLEELDRVALKERRALNSAAVLNKKPAGIFISENEDTGIVLNCDDHIRIQLLQMGLHLEELWERADKIDDYINERFAYAFDDRYGYLTSFPTNMGTGLRASVVVHLPMLSQGKKFQGLISDMGRFGASVRGVYGERDENFGSLYEISNQKTLGQTEREIIDTVTKAAIQLTNQEFQVRKLSLQRHRDEREDEVYKSYGVLKYSRRLTSRDAMIFLSQIMAGLADGLIHTEEDFSVYRLMLGIQPANLQKLSDRPLSKEELDGARAEFIRRELPEL, from the coding sequence ATGCTTAGATGGTTTGAACAGAAGGACACTGGTCGGCCTGGAGTGATAAGCAGCCGGATCCGTCTGGTAAGAAACTGGCAGGATTACCAGTTTCCTTCTGCGCTTAGTGAAAAAGAAGGCGAAGAGATGGTCCGCAGGCTGGAGTTCGGCTTAAAGGATTTAGGCAAGGAAGAAGGCCGGAATTTTGAATTTTCCATGCTTTCGGACTTGGAAGAGCTGGACCGGGTGGCCCTTAAAGAACGGAGAGCTCTTAATTCCGCAGCTGTTTTAAACAAAAAGCCTGCCGGTATTTTTATCTCAGAGAATGAAGACACCGGAATCGTGCTTAACTGCGATGATCACATCCGGATCCAGCTTCTCCAGATGGGCCTTCACTTAGAGGAGCTTTGGGAAAGGGCAGATAAGATCGATGATTATATCAATGAGCGGTTTGCTTATGCATTTGATGACCGTTACGGTTATCTCACCTCGTTTCCCACAAATATGGGGACCGGCTTAAGGGCATCGGTGGTGGTTCATCTTCCCATGCTGTCCCAAGGGAAAAAGTTCCAGGGTCTTATCAGCGATATGGGCCGCTTCGGAGCTTCAGTCCGGGGCGTCTATGGGGAAAGGGATGAGAATTTCGGTTCCCTTTATGAGATATCAAACCAGAAAACCCTGGGTCAGACGGAGCGGGAAATTATTGATACAGTTACAAAGGCAGCGATACAGCTGACCAATCAGGAGTTTCAGGTGAGGAAGCTTTCTCTCCAGAGGCACAGGGACGAGAGAGAGGATGAAGTTTACAAATCCTATGGGGTATTAAAATACTCCAGACGGCTGACTTCCAGGGATGCTATGATTTTCCTATCACAGATCATGGCAGGGCTGGCAGACGGCCTGATCCATACGGAGGAAGATTTTTCCGTCTACCGCTTGATGCTTGGAATCCAGCCGGCGAATCTGCAGAAGCTTTCAGACCGCCCATTAAGCAAGGAAGAACTGGATGGAGCCAGGGCGGAATTTATCCGGAGAGAATTGCCGGAACTATGA